One window from the genome of Lachancea thermotolerans CBS 6340 chromosome B complete sequence encodes:
- the SPO75 gene encoding Spo75p (some similarities with uniprot|Q07798 Saccharomyces cerevisiae YLL005C SPO75 Meiosis-specific protein of unknown function required for spore wall formation during sporulation dispensable for both nuclear divisions during meiosis), which translates to MPKCCLYSLLPVSAKMASMLGSNQNTPKPEFAKCIQPIIETDYMTTAISMDFNTASFRSENRHYSITESILTTFLNTTRAGSAQKHTGMSFDALISSLVVSIVYCGLQTLLFTMLRGKLKTLYQTRNFQLSEANEMRSLQENGPLGWVKSAWKTPLNEYKRANGLDSFFFLRFMKAFGLFFLSLSVINIPVLIPIHYCSGAKVLRQRCKIDSLQAFNETEARLTSHFLEIEDSLKAQGLDKLSISNVSLQHADRLIFHFILAAFVVLWFHALLIKELKFFIAERNKALSNNEVPGSFYQSVLFLDNIPRDMFLNRAQLPKLFRFADSNDIQLTFLPTNYQRLKKYYQKDKKIIDKLEHLQLKLIVLQSNQCGTQKALPPNERAVSGFATDVSDKYAVRTNKLGRKAESAQQCYGPERSKKIYNNGTARKIRKEKVSRYGCARWASKLRLSSHNLNITIKHISKQKSHIKINTRWLRALGIPSSFNIIKFRLNKDQARESLMKALEKLATELIQNREKWKELSEKPTPFVADGDQKQEEHPKKLFITFKSSRTAHLFAQVLISDKFKELNNVIIGPNPIDMIWSNVIQSSRWLKVVRIIFADLIAVLVILGWVLPVAFVGLISQVPNMKILVPFFTWLDSDNAFFSSVLSSLVPILFLIFLIDIVPFIFRWLSILKVNRTGAEIELDVQRWLFVFFFVHIFLVVTVSSGISVIFEKLINNPTSLPDLLAANLPKSSNFFYSFIFIRGLAYFGGNLLQVKELLFELFYYRWCIRTPRKVRKRMEVVSENMWGSVYPLFSTIASIGIVYSVIAPLVLIFATVTFLIVQFSFKCRLNHQQHSRGKSETFGKLYPQALMQSYAGIYCLEICMIGLFALSNRYVLVICMALVFIFTILAHFKISKFYDKYINFLPLKEDEESLLTEHPRKDLFPFFVKEKCLWIPQDSSGASNDQCHLMNEKFDIFCRNEGCFFDGATGSLNFL; encoded by the coding sequence ATGCCAAAATGTTGTTTATATTCTCTGCTGCCAGTTTCAGCGAAAATGGCTTCGATGCTTGGTTCCAACCAAAACACCCCCAAACCAGAATTTGCCAAATGCATCCAACCTATCATAGAAACTGACTACATGACGACCGCTATATCAATGGATTTCAATACTGCCAGTTTCAGAAGTGAAAATAGACACTATAGCATTACGGAAAGTATTCTTACCACCTTTCTAAATACAACAAGAGCGGGCTCGGCACAGAAGCACACTGGCATGTCATTTGATGCTTTAATATCCAGTCTCGTAGTTTCAATAGTTTACTGTGGCTTGCAGACGCTTCTATTCACCATGTTGCGGGGAAAGCTTAAGACGCTTTATCAGACGCGTAATTTTCAATTGTCAGAGGCCAATGAAATGCGCTCGCTACAAGAAAACGGACCACTAGGCTGGGTAAAGTCTGCTTGGAAAACTCCTCTCAACGAATACAAGCGAGCCAACGGCCTTGAttccttttttttccttaGGTTCATGAAGGCATTTGGATTATTTTTTCTGAGTCTATCCGTAATCAATATTCCTGTTCTTATCCCCATCCATTATTGTTCAGGGGCCAAGGTATTAAGGCAAAGGTGTAAAATAGATAGTTTGCAAGCCTTTAACGAAACTGAAGCGAGATTAACATCACACTTTTTGGAAATAGAGGATTCCTTGAAGGCACAAGGGCTCGATAAACTCTCAATCTCTAACGTTTCACTACAGCATGCCGACAGGTTAATTTTCCACTTCATTCTCGCAGCGTTCGTCGTGCTATGGTTTCACGCACTATTAATCAAGGAGTTAAAATTCTTTATTGCCGAAAGAAacaaagctctttcaaataaCGAGGTCCCAGGATCCTTCTACCAATCAGTTCTATTCCTAGATAACATACCAAGGGATATGTTTTTAAACAGAGCACAGCTTCCCAAGCTGTTTCGTTTTGCAGACTCAAATGATATACAGCTGACTTTCTTGCCTACAAACTACCAGCGTTTGAAAAAGTATTACCAAAAAGATAAGAAGATTATTGACAAGTTGGAACATCTCCAGCTTAAACTGATTGTACTTCAGTCGAACCAGTGTGGTACTCAAAAAGCACTCCCTCCTAACGAGCGTGCTGTCTCCGGCTTTGCAACGGATGTTTCTGATAAATATGCAGTACGCACAAACAAACTCGGGCGGAAAGCTGAGAGCGCCCAACAGTGCTACGGACCCGAGCGTTCGAAAAAAATCTATAATAATGGCACTGCTAGGAAAATTCGGAAAGAAAAGGTGTCAAGATATGGATGCGCTCGCTGGGCTAGTAAACTTCGATTGTCTTCTCATAATTTGAACATCACAATAAAGCACATATCTAAGCAAAAAAGCCacatcaagatcaacaCAAGATGGCTTCGAGCCTTAGGGATTCCCAGTTCATTTAATATTATTAAGTTCAGACTCAATAAGGATCAGGCCAGAGAATCACTAATGAAGGCCCTTGAAAAATTGGCGACTGAGCTAATTCAGAATCGAGAAAAGTGGAAGGAATTGAGCGAGAAGCCAACACCGTTCGTGGCAGATGGAGATCAAAAGCAGGAAGAGCACCCAAAAAAATTATTCATAACTTTCAAGAGTTCGAGAACTGCTCATCTTTTCGCTCAAGTCTTGATTTCTGATAAATTTAAGGAGCTCAATAATGTGATAATAGGACCAAACCCAATTGACATGATATGGAGTAACGTAATACAGTCAAGCAGGTGGCTGAAAGTGGTTCGCATCATTTTCGCTGATCTCATCGCAGTTTTAGTCATTCTCGGTTGGGTTCTGCCGGTAGCATTCGTCGGCTTGATATCCCAAGTCCCCAACATGAAAATACTGGTGCCCTTTTTTACTTGGTTGGATTCTGATAACGCCTTTTTTAGCAGCGTTTTGTCAAGCTTGGTTCCTATTCTTTTCCTTATTTTTCTCATTGACATTGTTCCTTTTATTTTTCGATGGCTTAGCATACTAAAGGTGAACAGGACTGGTGCTGAAATTGAGTTGGATGTGCAAAGGTGGCTgttcgtttttttttttgttcacaTTTTCCTCGTTGTAACTGTCTCCTCCGGAATATCGGTtatatttgaaaaactaATAAACAATCCTACTAGCCTTCCAGATCTGCTAGCAGCCAActtgccaaaaagttcCAACTTTTTTTATTCATTTATTTTTATCAGAGGGTTGGCTTACTTCGGTGGAAATCTACTGCAGgtgaaagagcttctctttgagttATTTTACTACCGTTGGTGCATCAGAACCCCCAGAAAAGTTCGGAAAAGAATGGAGGTAGTCTCTGAAAACATGTGGGGCTCAGTATATCCCTTATTTTCAACTATTGCCAGTATTGGCATCGTTTACAGTGTGATTGCGCCGTTAGTACTCATTTTCGCCACAGTTACGTTTCTTATCGTCCAGTTTTCATTCAAGTGCCGCCTGAATCATCAGCAACACAGCCGAGGTAAGTCTGAAACTTTCGGGAAACTTTATCCTCAAGCACTGATGCAGTCATATGCAGGAATTTACTGCCTCGAAATTTGCATGATAGGGCTATTTGCGCTTTCAAATCGGTACGTGCTAGTGATTTGTATGGCATTGGTTTTTATCTTCACAATTCTAGCtcatttcaaaatttcgaaATTCTATGACAAGTACATCAACTTTTTACCGTTAAAGGAAGATGAAGAATCACTGCTCACCGAGCACCCAAGAAAAGACCTGTTCCCCTTTTTTGTGAAGGAAAAGTGCCTCTGGATTCCACAAGATTCATCTGGGGCTTCGAATGACCAGTGCCATTTGATGAAcgaaaagtttgatatCTTCTGCCGCAATGAGGGGTGTTTTTTTGATGGTGCCACTGGCAgcctcaattttttgtag
- the ORC3 gene encoding origin recognition complex subunit 3 (similar to uniprot|P54790 Saccharomyces cerevisiae YLL004W ORC3 Subunit of the origin recognition complex which directs DNA replication by binding to replication origins and is also involved in transcriptional silencing): MSLNEFAEAQKTHYTVCPKVKRRRISCEKGIDPFVKLLAGKESMQMVNKRWVLYHQLHSQFHAQVEEIVHRVSIDMYREISSVLSKDTSKRTSPSFNCLFLLGSDSTTTIELHEQNSKTMQAIIDLTPKESPNVRMMLRRSMFKLLSATEAPLRVKTDEKESFAPEGDMGELPRTSPLGISYDLSLVQNFRKLFGKRLKLIFNFKDVDSFNSQVLDDFIILLKSALNYKDVEICLVLNINTNLSNIQKNLRQSTIRLLKKDFTVIDLSHNKGHKYANQTFQSFLNTVDGKLNLSAEFIKFILDKMSNNATHNLQLLIKILDYSLMSYFFQNPFSVFIDPTNVVNFDENYLPPLLKCPTFMTFVEGMVHAHAPSEEIMALLDNKNSTLEEFFTEFLVRENPINDHLKLVVDVLENQLGVFNYNLIDLYYHMLTGKLHEFLQRWPECQQFEDILKFEPVDIIFQELFTLDNSKELFSQSLFPFLRTNLENNLINSDRMLPPAKRLPGIKDPFEAEFNSSVDLPLCQLFSLYREASSIINLYDFFLAFKETLPRSEIANFVNYSVENKESDLRHEDREKLSILLKEKGLDNLLDKMMLVWFVQSISEFQHMGLLKTQSNKSYEVVEKCIWRGL; the protein is encoded by the coding sequence ATGAGCCTCAACGAGTTTGCGGAAGCTCAAAAGACACACTACACAGTATGCCCTAAAGtcaaaagaaggagaaTATCATGTGAGAAAGGGATTGATCCTTTCGTGAAATTGCTGGCAGGCAAAGAATCCATGCAGATGGTTAACAAGCGATGGGTTCTTTATCATCAGCTTCATTCCCAGTTCCATGCGcaggttgaagaaattgttcACAGAGTCAGTATAGACATGTACCGAGAGATTTCAAGCGTGCTTTCCAAGGACACAAGCAAACGAACGTCACCCTCATTCAACTGCCTCTTTCTACTTGGCTCGGATAGTACAACAACAATAGAACTGCATGAGCAAAATTCTAAAACGATGCAGGCCATCATAGACCTAACTCCAAAAGAGTCCCCTAACGTTAGGATGATGTTGAGAAGGTCAATGTTTAAGCTCCTGAGCGCAACGGAAGCCCCCCTGCGAGTTAAAACTGAtgagaaagaaagctttgcCCCTGAAGGAGATATGGGTGAGCTGCCACGAACATCCCCACTCGGAATCTCATATGATCTCTCCctcgttcaaaattttcggaagctttttggcaagaGGCTGAAACTTATATTTAACTTCAAAGATGTTGATTCATTCAATTcccaagttcttgatgatTTCATAATCCTACTAAAGTCTGCTTTGAATTACaaagatgttgaaatatGCCTTGTTCTGAACATAAACACAAATCTATCGaacattcaaaaaaatttgcGGCAATCAACCATTCgtctcttgaaaaaagacTTCACAGTCATTGACCTCTCTCATAACAAGGGCCACAAATATGCAAACCAGACCTttcagagctttctgaaCACTGTTGATGGGAAGCTAAACTTATCCGCGGAGTTCATCAAGTTTATTCTCGATAAAATGTCCAACAATGCTACACATAATCTCCAGCTGCTAATAAAAATCCTGGACTATTCTCTTATGTCTtatttcttccaaaatccGTTTTCTGTTTTCATTGATCCAACGAATGTTGTGAACTTTGACGAAAACTACTTACCTCCGCTCCTGAAATGTCCTACATTCATGACTTTTGTTGAAGGTATGGTACACGCGCATGCACCCTCTGAGGAGATAATGGCATTACTAGATAACAAAAACTCAACTCTGGAGGAGTTTTTTACCGAGTTTCTTGTACGAGAAAATCCCATCAATGACCATTTGAAGTTGGTTGTCGATGTTCTCGAGAACCAACTAGGAGTCTTCAACTACAACCTGATAGATCTTTACTATCATATGCTTACTGGGAAGTTACATGAATTTTTACAGAGATGGCCTGAATGTCAACAGTTCGAGgatattttgaagttcGAGCCTGTGGACATAATATTTCAGGAACTTTTCACACTGGACAACAGCAAAGAACTTTTTTCTCAATCCCTATTTCCATTTCTTAGAACAAACCTGGAAAACAACCTAATCAATTCCGATAGAATGCTGCCGCCAGCGAAAAGGCTCCCGGGGATAAAAGATCCTTTTGAGGCCGAGTTCAATAGTAGCGTAGATCTACCACTTTGCCAATTATTCAGTCTCTACAGAGAAGCTAGTTCGATCATAAACCTCTATGAttttttcttggctttcAAGGAAACCCTACCCAGATCCGAAATAGCGAACTTTGTAAATTACAGCGTGGAAAACAAGGAATCCGACCTGCGTCATGAGGATAGGGAGAAGTTATCGATCTTGctaaaagaaaaaggcctCGACAATTTGTTGGACAAGATGATGTTGGTCTGGTTCGTGCAGTCGATATCCGAATTTCAGCACATGGGTCTATTAAAAACCCAAAGCAACAAATCTTACGAAGTCGTTGAAAAATGTATATGGAGGGGGCTTTAA
- the MMM1 gene encoding ERMES complex subunit MMM1 (similar to uniprot|P41800 Saccharomyces cerevisiae YLL006W MMM1 Mitochondrial outer membrane protein required for normal mitochondrial morphology and mtDNA stability involved in tethering mitochondria to the actin cytoskeleton and in anchoring mtDNA nucleoids), translating to MKSPNETSFTNHTLENASTFGADLSIESNESLVSLDEYLSNTLPLHLQQLFLENLQKRQQGILESASDSIIEAVRDSSQQKFQNGLHLSLDSGVGSKGSVFSAWSFAQGLVIGQLSVIVVLIFFIKFFIFSEGPIKTEGPKGGKSGPKRDSAYVSPLLSTSTSHFLSSIIKRGESDGADSSENTDTDRKFSQINTILEKTYYNVETHSPETLDWFNVLIGQTIQQFREEALQKDNIVHSLNNFIARKSGELPQYLDTIKITELDIGEDFPILSNCRIQYSPNSNKQRLEAKIDIDLSDRLALGIETKLLVNYPKPFTAALPIQLTVSIVRFQACLTVSLTTAEEFVPTSENEASYGSENGGYFLMFSFSPEYRMEFDVKSLIGARSKLQDIPKIGSLIESQIKKWFVERCVEPRFQFIKLPSLWPRSKNTREEKTENDDISMKSTDL from the coding sequence ATGAAGTCTCCCAACGAAACTAGCTTTACTAATCACACCCTTGAAAATGCATCAACTTTCGGGGCTGATCTCTCTATTGAATCCAATGAGTCCCTTGTATCGCTCGATGAATACTTGAGCAACACTTTACCTCTACATTTACAACAGCTTTTCCTAGAAAACTTGCAAAAAAGGCAACAAGGGATTCTTGAAAGCGCATCTGATTCAATAATTGAGGCAGTTCGAGACTCGTCTCAACAGAAGTTTCAAAATGGGCTCCATCTGTCGCTTGATTCAGGGGTTGGCTCAAAAGGCTCAGTGTTCTCTGCATGGTCATTTGCGCAAGGACTTGTCATAGGACAATTAAGTGTAATAGTGGTGCTCATttttttcatcaagttctttattTTCAGTGAAGGCCCCATAAAGACGGAAGGTCCTAAAGGAGGGAAGTCAGGTCCAAAAAGAGACTCTGCATACGTTTCGCCCTTACTATCAACCTCAACCTCTCATTTTTTGTCATCCATCATAAAAAGAGGAGAAAGTGATGGTGCTGATTCCTCCGAAAACACTGATACCGACCGCAAGTTTTCGCAAATCAACACAATTTTAGAGAAAACATATTACAATGTTGAGACACATTCCCCAGAGACTTTGGATTGGTTCAACGTCTTAATCGGACAAACTATTCAACAATTTCGTGAAGAAGCCTTGCAGAAAGACAACATTGTTCATTCGCTCAATAATTTTATTGCAAGGAAGTCTGGAGAGCTGCCTCAATATCTCGACACAATCAAGATAACAGAACTTGACATTGGCGAAGATTTCCCTATTCTATCCAACTGTCGCATCCAATATTCGCCAAATTCTAACAAGCAGAGACTCGAGGCTAAAATAGATATTGATCTCAGTGACCGGCTTGCACTAGGCATTGAGACCAAGCTATTGGTCAACTATCCAAAACCGTTTACAGCCGCTCTTCCCATCCAGCTCACCGTTTCGATTGTGCGTTTTCAGGCATGTTTGACCGTCTCTTTGACGACTGCAGAGGAATTTGTTCCCACTTCAGAAAACGAAGCATCGTATGGTTCGGAAAATGGTGGCtactttttgatgttttcttttTCACCTGAATACCGCATGGAATTCGATGTCAAATCTCTTATAGGTGCCAGATCGAAATTGCAAGATATACCTAAGATTGGCAGCTTAATAGAATCTCAGATCAAAAAGTGGTTCGTTGAGCGGTGCGTTGAGCCACGATTCCAATTCATAAAACTACCAAGCTTAtggccaagaagcaaaaacacGAGAGAGGAAAAGACAGAGAATGATGACATTTCAATGAAATCTACTGATTTGTAG
- the COX16 gene encoding Cox16p (highly similar to uniprot|P47081 Saccharomyces cerevisiae YJL003W COX16 Mitochondrial inner membrane protein required for assembly of cytochrome c oxidase) → MSFGDRKFRSRRQQLAYEASIAGKYQARMKKNPFLYFGLPFCSIIVLGSYWLSGFTAVRYEQKDRKIQEMSEDDLVKMKANKRQFDIKEEYYRLQGLGEQDWEPVRVPRMKGESENVW, encoded by the coding sequence ATGTCATTCGGAGATAGGAAGTTTAGGTCCAGACGACAGCAACTTGCCTATGAAGCCTCTATCGCCGGTAAGTACCAGGCTCGTATGAAGAAAAATCCCTTTCTGTACTTCGGGCTGCCTTTTTGCTCAATAATCGTTCTAGGCTCCTACTGGCTTTCTGGTTTTACTGCAGTTAGATATGAACAGAAGGACCgcaaaattcaagagatgAGCGAAGATGATTTAGTTAAAATGAAGGCAAACAAGAGACAATTTGATATAAAGGAAGAGTATTATCGTTTACAGGGGCTTGGTGAGCAAGATTGGGAGCCTGTACGAGTCCCTAGGATGAAGGGGGAATCAGAGAATGTCTGGTGA
- the OST1 gene encoding dolichyl-diphosphooligosaccharide--protein glycotransferase subunit OST1 (similar to uniprot|P41543 Saccharomyces cerevisiae YJL002C OST1 Alpha subunit of the oligosaccharyltransferase complex of the ER lumen which catalyzes asparagine-linked glycosylation of newly synthesized proteins), which produces MYYKCSSLLKTVGEMLSATRLAAIFLLFLNFVVGDLDAGIIPKLWENLELHRTIDVSRSYTQELVDIRIKNIHDEPVRQYYFVLPEEVFDAISLFSSTLKGVDAYIESAIMPEQNFVANGRTIKVGVIGLPSPIEPGHETSILLNLVYNSRYQPYPGHVDLGEEQKLLLRTNRFPISAYNTQKYTLEFQGSSSFEELQSFNGEEHAGMVANGKMVVGPFDSIMPYEDFSPIEVVFEHNTPLPRVSHLKRDIWVSHWASSLQFEEYYELINDAASLKSGFSRADYMKGQHALKKGGHLTALEMILPDSSEAHYCTDLVGAVSTFKVLKDHFFLKPRYPLFGNWKYNFTVGWTNQLSQFLHSQEDGSDTYILSFPILNGPADTVYDSVSLSIYLPEGAEVLDVWCPLPVQKTEVTTEKSYFDLNQGHTKVNIELKNLIDRIAGSEAFVRYKVTSTTFYKKPFSIAVSVFTALMAYFFLKHISLMIDS; this is translated from the coding sequence ATGTATTACAAGTGTTCATCGTTGCTTAAAACAGTAGGAGAGATGTTGTCTGCAACTCGCTTAGCAGCGATCTTTTTACTCTTCCTGAATTTTGTCGTGGGCGACCTGGATGCAGGAATTATCCCCAAGTTATGGGAGAATCTTGAACTCCACAGAACGATTGATGTGAGCAGATCGTACactcaagaactggttGACATTCgaatcaaaaacattcACGATGAACCAGTTCGTCAATATTACTTCGTgcttccagaagaagtctttgatgcaatttctcttttctcttcaacgCTAAAAGGAGTTGACGCCTATATTGAGAGTGCTATTATGCCAgaacaaaattttgtcGCCAATGGGCGGACTATCAAAGTAGGGGTTATCGGCTTGCCATCGCCAATTGAACCAGGGCACGAAACTAGCATTTTATTGAACTTGGTGTACAACTCCAGGTATCAGCCCTACCCTGGCCATGTGGACTTAGGTGAGGAGCAGAAGTTGCTTTTACGCACCAACAGATTCCCTATCTCAGCTTATAACACACAAAAGTACACGCTAGAGTTTCAGGGCTCCTCTtcatttgaagagcttcaatCCTTCAATGGCGAAGAACATGCTGGAATGGTTGCAAACGGCAAAATGGTCGTCGGGCCCTTCGATTCGATTATGCCTTATGAAGACTTCTCGCCTATCGAAGTGGTTTTTGAGCATAACACTCCGCTTCCTAGGGTCTCTCATTTAAAAAGAGATATATGGGTGTCGCACTGGGCCTCCTCTCTGCAATTTGAAGAATATTACGAACTAATTAATGACGCCGCGTCTCTAAAATCTGGCTTCTCTAGAGCTGACTACATGAAAGGCCAACATGCTTTAAAGAAGGGAGGACATTTGACTGCGCTTGAGATGATTTTGCCTGACAGCTCTGAAGCTCATTACTGCACCGATCTGGTGGGCGCTGTGTCgactttcaaagttctAAAGGAtcacttttttttgaagcccaGATACCCTCTTTTCGGAAACTGGAAATACAACTTCACAGTCGGATGGACGAATCAGCTTTCGCAGTTCCTCCACTCACAAGAAGACGGATCTGACACTTATATCCTTTCCTTCCCTATATTGAATGGGCCTGCTGATACCGTGTATGACAGCGTCTCATTATCCATCTATCTTCCCGAAGGTGCTGAAGTGCTAGACGTTTGGTGTCCACTCCCCGTCCAAAAAACTGAGGTCACCACTGAAAAGTCATATTTTGATCTCAATCAAGGACACACGAAGGTAAACATTGAATTAAAAAATTTAATTGACAGGATTGCAGGAAGTGAAGCTTTTGTGAGGTACAAAGTTACAAGTACAACTTTTTACAAGAAACCCTTCTCGATAGCGGTCTCCGTCTTTACTGCTTTAATGGCctactttttcttgaagcatATTTCGTTGATGATAGATAGTTAA